In Drosophila miranda strain MSH22 chromosome XR, D.miranda_PacBio2.1, whole genome shotgun sequence, the genomic window ATGATCGGTTAGGAAACCGACAATTCACGGAAAGTTTTCCCCAACTGAAAGTGCAACTAAATGAAAGTTTAACGGATCGCGAaaacaacaaattattaaTGAGTATGTTGATGATATAAGAAGTATTATTTACGTGTGCATTTTTTTTGAATGTGTAGTTTAAAGTGCCATCAATGGATCGTCAAATAATGAAAGAATAATGAATACATTTTTGTTCTGCTTGAAAGTTCTACCATCCATTCATAAGACCTATATCTCATAGGATGATCTATGGATTTacattcaattattttgtacCTGATTTTGATTTGCATTCTTTGAACACTTTCAAGACAGAATcagtttaaaatatttttagaTAGTCCCTACCTAGCCCTTAAGCCATGTTTCTACGTTTTCTTCTACCCTTTCCAATTTATAAAGTCCTATGCGAATGGCAGggcataccataccataccatggCCAGAACCAATCTAACGTTATTGGCTCTTCCCTTTGGCAAGTGTCTCGAGACTCCAGAGCCCCTCATTCCCGAAACTACTTTGATATGTTGGTTGGCCAAATTAGCCGCCTTTCGTCTCGAGTCTCCTCAAATATATGTACGATATGTATGccatgtatatatatatgttgtTATAAGGAGCACAAGTACATGGTTCTGTTTACACTCGGCTGCCATTTTCATTTCGAACATTTTTTCCTGACCATCCTTCTCCCACTACTCCTCAACCCACCCAAAAGATGGacgggcaggcaggcagcccaaaaaaaatcaaataaaataacataAAACTACCTTAGGCTTTATAAAAATCCCAACCAAAATACAAGCAACACTCAGATACACTCACACACATAGATACACTCGCACACTCACAGGGAGAGTTTCTGAAGAGAAATGCGCACATCCTGGCCGGCATTTTTGCTTAACTTCTCAAAGTACCAGAAGGCCAAAAGGATGTTCTGGTCCAGGGGGCTGGTAGGGGGGATGTTCCGAAGAAATTGTATAAAAGAAAagtcaacaacaaaaacaacaacgacaCCAGAGGCAAAAGGAGGAAAatgtagcaagagaaccaatTTCCAACCATGGAAACTTAATTTATGTCTGCAGCATAGTTGAGAATATTTTTCTTGCTTTTCTGCTTTATTTTTCCCCATTCTGTGCCCACTCCCCCACTATGTTCTCCTCTCCTTCTTCGCCACCTTCTTCGGCGTGcttctgctcctcctcctcttcctcttcctcctcctacTTCTTCTATCCCTCGCTCAGCCTGTTTTTCCTGCACCTCCAAAAGCTTTCCTCCTTTTTGGCTTCTACTCAAATAGGAAAAAGAAATTTTCGGTTTATTTCGAAAAATTTTCCCCATCGCCTCCCCCTCAAACCCACTGACACTCACCCCCTCACCACCCTGGTTGCCTGGCAGAAAATTCACCCCCCGCCCACCACTATCCCTCCCATCCTGCTTTGGTCTTACTTCCTTTTTCGCTTTTCTTGAGAATCAAATTTATTTTACCAAGTCATGTTGAAGAAAATTTTTATAAGTTTTATGCTCGGCTCAAGTGAGGGGGTGTTCAGGCGGAGAGAGAGGACTGATGTGGGGAGGGGGttgtatgtacgtatgtatgtgtgtgtttgtttgtgaGACGCAAAAAGTTTTCTGTGTTGGTGTGTgccacacacatccacttacacacacacacacacatagatcgagcgagagagagaaagaggagaAAATAAGCAAAATTTGTATTCCTTAAATCGGATGACTTTGTATAAATTTTCGTGTGTGCGcctccctcctcctccttctgtcCCCCAAAAATGGGtttatatatgtgtgtgtgtgtgcgggagtgtgtgtgtgtttgtgtgttagTGGGTGGCATCTGGGGGCATAGCAAACAAATAAAGGAACCTATATATGTGTGCTATAAGTGTGCTCTGAGGACTGCCTGGGTATTTGTGTACATAATGGAAAAATTTTTCAtagaatttgcacaaaaatGAAAAAGTGTAGCGATAGAGGAATAGGTGGGTGGCTGGTTGGGTggtagagaaagagagagagagagagagcgggtgAAGAACAGCTCGAAAGATGGTGATAGAGGGGGGCCCAAggaatgatgatgatgacgaagaaagaagcagcagaagcGGCAGAGAAATGAAATTAAGCGCATACGGAAATGAGACacaaatattttatatatgtgtgtgtgtgtgggtgttggCAAAATATAGGAGAAAGGAGAAAGCTGAGACATGGGaggagaaaaagaaaaatgagGAGTAGAACGAAGCCAAAACCAAAATTGAATGGTCTCAAATATTCTATGTGGCTTTTTTCatcttattatttttcttCCAATATGTAAGGCTCGTAGGATTTAAGCCCTCAAGCCATACATTATGTACATTCAGAGAAATGGTCAGTGGGGGCATGATAGATGGAAGAGatgtacatacgagtatagGACTGCATTGGACGTAAGACACAAAGAATTTATCCTGAAACATTCCTACTTTTGGCCTGTAAAATACCAAAATTTACCCGACCACAACAAGCCCTTATAAATACAtctaatatacatataaatgaaCATATATAGAACCATTAATTATGTACATGCATACTCCACCCCACACCACCCCTTCGACCTACCCATGCCACCCGCTAGCATGGCTTCGGCTTTTGGCTGCGACTTCAATTAAAAAGTTCTTCACTCATCAATACCATTTCTCCCCTttctcctctctctccctctctcttttgcAGTAATATCATCCAAAATGGCTGCATCCATATATGCCACCCCACCGCCAGATCTGAGCAGCGAGGACACTGCTCTCTCCGATGTCTCCAACTCGTCGACACTCAACACGAACcgaggcagcaacaacagcaacaataccCATGAAGCCAcaagagcaacagcaacagcaggaacaggagcaggagcagcagcaggaggagacGGCACCATTTCACCCACGGAGCAGTTGGTCaaggggcaggagcaggagccgaGGCCGAAGCCAGCGGGAAGCAGCACAAATGAGGCAGACAATGCCGAAGACGATATTGAAACGGAAACGGGAGAGGGAAATGGAGATAGAGTGGAGGATGGAACGGGTCTGGAAGCAGCAGCGGAAACGGAAGAGGGGGCCACCATGGCGGCCATggcagcgacggcggcagcggcagccaatGCGGCAGCcatgcagctgcagctgctggaAGCCCTCAGCGATGCGGCCAAGAAGCGACGCAAGCAGCACAATCCCATTCGCCTGGAGGCCCTCAACCTCAGCGGAGGCGAAGGCGAACCACCAGCAGAGATCGAGGATCGCAGGCAAGACACTGCCACCCGGGTAGACTACGAGGAGAAGCTATCGAAGATGTTCCTGCCCAAGTCGATGGAGAAACTGAAGGAGACCTTCGAGCTCCTGCAGCAGCACAAGCAAGAGGAGCCCGAGCAGAATTCAGATCCTTCCAGCGAACACATATCAGAGGACAAGCATCAgaatcagcatcagcatcagcggcGGAATCCGTATCAGACCTACTGCAAGCAGTGCGGCGAGAATTTCGAGACCGAGTTCAAGCTCAGCCTCCACATGCTGCAGGACCATCGTGAGGGAGAGAATCAGGATCAGGATCGGGATGGGAACGAACCCATGGACTTTCTCAGCTCAATCAAGGTGAAGCTGGAGCGGGAGGAGAGCCCCAATCAGATGCAGGAACATATGCAGATGCAGCTGGACCACGACCTGTCCAATGGCCATGgcaaggagcaggagcaggaacagGAGCAGGATCACTGGTTCCGTGCCATggcccagcaacagcagcatcatTCGCATGGCTCGGCCCTGGCGCCCGCCTTTCCCTTTCCACCAGGCATGGGCCCCGCTGGATATCTGCCGCTCCTCGGCATGTCGGGGTTCCCCGGCGTGGATGGATTGAATCGTCCACCGTTGCGCATCTTCAATCCGGAGGCCTACTGCGAGCTGTGCAACAAGGAGTTCTGCAACAAGTACTTCCTCAAGACGCACAAGGCCAACAAGCATGGGATCTTCGATCCCGTGGGAGAGCCCCCATCCAATActtccaacaacaacaacaacaacaacaccacaagcagcaacaacaacagcaacagtggcAGCTCCATGAGCCACATGTTCCAGCTACAGAGGGAGGCCCAGCCACCGCCGAGTGTGGCTCAGAAAACGGATCAGTCCGCGGCGGCACCGCCGGCGGCCACGATTCACTGCGACATCTGTTCGAAGCGATTCACCAACATCTTTGCCATGCGACGCCACCGAGCCAAGCAGCACGACCAAGCCGCTGACTCGTCGCCAAACTCCCAGCCTGGCCAGTCGCGACGCGGCAGTCCCATTGAGTCGTCGCCCCAGATCCAGTCCCTGACGCACCAGCCCATCAAGCAGGAGACCCAGACAGAGGTGGACATCCCTAAGCCCTTCCAGCTGCCCGAGGGATTCCGCGAGGACTTCTCCTTGGAGCAGGAGGAGGTGAACTTTGTGCCGCCGCCCCGAAAGCTGCCGTCGCACCTTCAGCAGCAGGCCAGGGAGTCCAACCTCAGTGCAGAGAAGCTGCGACGTCTAGGCATTCATTTCCCGGAGTTCTACTGTGAGATGTGCCACAAGGAGTACGCCAACAGGTACTTCCTGCGCACCCACAAATGGAAGCGGCATGGGATTTTCGTGCCCCCGGAGGATTTGCCGCAGATTGGCAAGGACGAGGCACAGTTAAGTGGCTGGCCGTTTATGCCCCTGAATCTGATGCTGGCCAAGGCAGCGGCCGCCGCTTCGATGGAACAGACAGAGGCAGACCAGGAGCCTGAGCAGGAGCCAGAGCCCGAGCAGGAGCAAGATCTGATCGAACAGCCCAGCAAGCGGATCAAACTGGAACCTGACCTGGACGAGGAGAAGCTAAACGGGTCCGTGATGGGGCTGCAGAACCTCCAGAAGTTGCAATCGATGCTGCAGCAGCTCAACGACATCAACGGGAAGAGACCCCTGCCCTGCCACCTGTGCGGCCGGGAGCTGGAGAACCAGTACGCTCTTCGAGCGCATCTTATGACGGAGCACGCCGCCCAGATGCAGCTGCCGATGCAGATGCCTCTACAGATGGCACCCATGGCCATGCCACTGCCCGAACAGCATCCGCAACAGCTGCCCCTGCACGCCCTCTatcagcagcaggcagcaccACAAACGCCCCCGAACGGAGGGGCTGGAGGAGCCAGATCCTCGCCAGGCAGTGGCGAGGAATTCAAGCAACATATCGCCGAGGCGCACATACCCAGGGGAGCGACCGCTCCGAGTGGGAGTCCACTGCGCGAGGGCTTCTACACGCCTGAGCGTCCGGTGGCAACACCCGCAGGCACTGGCAGTGTCCCCGTTCCGCCACCGAATCGGCCGGCCTACACGATAACGCCAACGAGCAGCTACTGCGAGATCTGCAACAAGGAGCTGTGCAACAAGTACTTCATGAAGACCCATATGCAGCGGATGCACGGCATCGAGATCGAGAACGGTGCCCAGATCGGGGGCGTTGTGTGCAACATCTGCAACAAAGAGCTGTGCAGCAAGTACTTCCTGCGCGTCCACAAACACAACACGCACGGCATAATCGAGGAGGGCTCGCCCCTGCCGCAGCCGCGAGGACAGAACGGCGTCAAGCTGGAGGCGGCggccgcagccgcagcgcaACAGGCTCCGCCAACACAGCCGGAGCAGGAGCTAAATCTGACTCCTCCCGCAGCACCAGGCGGAGAGACCAACTCCGGCAGTGGCCACGAGGTGTGTCCGCTGTGTGCGCGACAATTCCGCAGCTTCAAGTGGCTCCGCTCGCATCTGATGAACGAACACGGACCGGCCGGAGTGGAGCGACTCAGGGAGCTGGAATCCACGCAAGCAGCTCCGGCGCCGGCTCCATCCGCGCGCAGCAAGCCCAACAGTCCTACGCTCAAGATACCCAAtgggagcaacagcagcagcaatgcTCCATCTGCAACGCCATCCGCGGGCGCTGGCAATCCTCCACCCAATCTCGCCCAGGCTCTACAGAATCTTAATGCGCAGCATCTTTTCGGacagatgcagcagcagcaggggccCAAGGGTATGCAGGGCATGCCACCAATGCCACCTCTGCCTGGGATGTTCGGGGAGCAAGCGCCACGCTTCAAGGAGTACCAGTGCTCTTTGTGCCCCTTCACCACGCCGTATTACGCATTCCTCTTCATCCACGAACGCTCGCATGCCCTACTCAATAGTGCCGATGGGGTTGAGGCTTCTTTGGAAGCGCCACCGCCACCCCCAGCAGGACGCAGTCAAGGCAAGTCCCGCAGCAAGTCCAGTCGGGTGGCAGCAGCTCCGCCAGCTGTAGAAGAAGCTGATCTCCACGTGGAACCCACCAACCTAAGCACCTCCAAGGCCACAACCCTCCAGAGAACCCACTCTCCTCCACAACACACACCAGGAACTCCCTCACCGAAGGCCACGGGCCGCTCCCAGTCGCCGATGGCCGCATCCAAGAACCGCTCACCAAATCCAGGACGTCGCTCCTCCAAGTCCATCACACCCAACGGGATCGGAGGCGGCCATCGGTCGGCCGCCACCTCGCCCTTTGAGGTGTGCAGCGATCTGGCCAACGGCACCGGAAAGCCGGCAAGCTACGCTCAGC contains:
- the LOC108151867 gene encoding uncharacterized protein LOC108151867; the encoded protein is MAASIYATPPPDLSSEDTALSDVSNSSTLNTNRGSNNSNNTHEATRATATAGTGAGAAAGGDGTISPTEQLVKGQEQEPRPKPAGSSTNEADNAEDDIETETGEGNGDRVEDGTGLEAAAETEEGATMAAMAATAAAAANAAAMQLQLLEALSDAAKKRRKQHNPIRLEALNLSGGEGEPPAEIEDRRQDTATRVDYEEKLSKMFLPKSMEKLKETFELLQQHKQEEPEQNSDPSSEHISEDKHQNQHQHQRRNPYQTYCKQCGENFETEFKLSLHMLQDHREGENQDQDRDGNEPMDFLSSIKVKLEREESPNQMQEHMQMQLDHDLSNGHGKEQEQEQEQDHWFRAMAQQQQHHSHGSALAPAFPFPPGMGPAGYLPLLGMSGFPGVDGLNRPPLRIFNPEAYCELCNKEFCNKYFLKTHKANKHGIFDPVGEPPSNTSNNNNNNNTTSSNNNSNSGSSMSHMFQLQREAQPPPSVAQKTDQSAAAPPAATIHCDICSKRFTNIFAMRRHRAKQHDQAADSSPNSQPGQSRRGSPIESSPQIQSLTHQPIKQETQTEVDIPKPFQLPEGFREDFSLEQEEVNFVPPPRKLPSHLQQQARESNLSAEKLRRLGIHFPEFYCEMCHKEYANRYFLRTHKWKRHGIFVPPEDLPQIGKDEAQLSGWPFMPLNLMLAKAAAAASMEQTEADQEPEQEPEPEQEQDLIEQPSKRIKLEPDLDEEKLNGSVMGLQNLQKLQSMLQQLNDINGKRPLPCHLCGRELENQYALRAHLMTEHAAQMQLPMQMPLQMAPMAMPLPEQHPQQLPLHALYQQQAAPQTPPNGGAGGARSSPGSGEEFKQHIAEAHIPRGATAPSGSPLREGFYTPERPVATPAGTGSVPVPPPNRPAYTITPTSSYCEICNKELCNKYFMKTHMQRMHGIEIENGAQIGGVVCNICNKELCSKYFLRVHKHNTHGIIEEGSPLPQPRGQNGVKLEAAAAAAAQQAPPTQPEQELNLTPPAAPGGETNSGSGHEVCPLCARQFRSFKWLRSHLMNEHGPAGVERLRELESTQAAPAPAPSARSKPNSPTLKIPNGSNSSSNAPSATPSAGAGNPPPNLAQALQNLNAQHLFGQMQQQQGPKGMQGMPPMPPLPGMFGEQAPRFKEYQCSLCPFTTPYYAFLFIHERSHALLNSADGVEASLEAPPPPPAGRSQGKSRSKSSRVAAAPPAVEEADLHVEPTNLSTSKATTLQRTHSPPQHTPGTPSPKATGRSQSPMAASKNRSPNPGRRSSKSITPNGIGGGHRSAATSPFEVCSDLANGTGKPASYAQPDRAEEAYQMQAFHLQPADPDSEMQFAPALVYLPVRVRASESATLSFRLTPA